The DNA sequence GCCGCTTCGGCCAGATCGCCGGTGGGCGACAAAACGCGCTGGTGCGCATCGGATAAGCCACCAAACGGATGGCGGAAAGCCAGGGCAGCCGTTCGGTGGCCGGGGGGCGGGCTGGTGCCGGGTTGCAACAACACCAGCGGCTTTCGGGGAGCGTAGTGACTGCTGAGCATACCCGGTGCCTGCGGATTGGACGTGGAATGTGTACGGATAGCGACCGGGCCAATCAGGGACTCAATCAGCTGCGGGGCCATGCCTCCGAGCCGGTAAATGGTAGGTATGGCCTCGTCGAAACCAACAATAGTGGACTCCAGCCCAACCTGGGCGGGGCCGCCATCAAGAATATACGGGATCTGGTCGCCCAGTTGATCGGCCACGTGGGCAGCGGTCGTCGGGCTGATGTAGCCGAAAGGATTGGCGCTGGGCGCGGCCAGTGGAAAATCGAGCGACGCCAGCAAGCGTAATGTCAGCGGATGATTGGGAATTCGGACGGCAACCGAGGGAAGCCCGGATGTCACAAGGTCCGGGATCGACGCGCGTCGGGGCAGGAGCAGGGTCAACGGACCCGGCCAGCAGGCTTCTGCCAACAGCCGTGCCGCGTCGGGAATATGCGTAACAAACTGACTAAGTTTAGAGAGGGAGTCGGTATGAACGATGAGCGGGTCGAACGAAGGGCGATTTTTCACCCTGAAAATAGACAGCACCGCATCGGGATTCAGCGCATTTCCTGCCAATCCATATACCGTTTCGGTGGGGATTCCGACTACGTTACCAGCTTCCAAATAAGCCTTTGCGGCCTGTAAATCTGTACCAATCTGTGCCATACCACCGGCAAAGATACGCAACAGTTGGTTTATCAGCAGGTCAACCGGGTAGTAGGTCAGCTAGCCGGACCGGCAATCACTGACCTACTAACAAACGGCTTAATGGTGGCCGCCCGGTCCGTGAACATGACCATGCGCCAGTTCGTCGGGCGAAGCATCACGAACGTCTACCACTTCAATATCAAAATGTAAATGCTGATCGGCCAGCGGGTGATTCGCATCGACGGTGATCACGTCGGGCTTAACATCCGTAACCGTGATGATCTGGCCGTCATTGGCTTCGAACTGCATGCCCACGTCGATGGTCTGGCTGCCGAACGACCGGCGGGGCACCTCTTCAACGAGTTGCGGGTCGCGCAGGCCGTATCCTTTTTCGGGGGTAATATCGAGGTGAAGTTTGTCGCCGGCGGCATGGCCTTCGAGCCCTTCTTCCATACCCGGTATCAGGTTGTTTTCGCCATGCAGGTAATAGAGAGGCTCCTGTCCTTCGCTGGAGTCGAGTACTGTGCCGTTGCTGTCGCGCAGGGTGTAGTGGATAGCCGCTACTTTGTGTTTGGTAATATTCATGGCTTTGTTTCGATTGTAAACCTTCTTTTTTTATCAAAACAACTAAACACGCAAACAGGCTACAGTAGTTGCCAAAATGTGGAAAAAAGGACTGAGTGGAATTATTTAACACAACTAAACCGGTCTGCAAGGCAACGATTGCTGCAACTTTGCCGTTGATAAGGTAGAAGCCTTTCGGCCCGACTGCTCTCACTGCTTTACCAGGGCCATTCATTTCCCCATACCAGACCTGTTCAGCCATCCCCGGTTGCGTTCGTCATACCGGTCTGGAAATATGCGTACCAATTTGGCCAACGAAGTCCATCACAGTCTGATTCTAACAGATTGGTCGTATGTTTAACAAATTATCATTTATGCTGACAACCCTGAAATTTAACAACACCAGCCGTTCCTTGTTCTTTAGCACCGCCCGGCAGCGCGTCGATTCATATTTTAAAGAGAATAACCTGTCGCCTAATGCAAACAAGGCGATGTGGGGTAAAGTAGTCTTTTTCCTGACGGGGTACGTCCTGCTCTACGGACTCATCCTGTCCAATCAGTTTGGCATGTGGACTATGCTTGGCATGGCAATGCTGCTGGGGATGTTTGCTGCCTTTATCGGGTTCAACGTTTCCCACGATGCCATGCATGGGGCTTTATCGCGCAAAGGGTGGGTTAACGACCTCTTCGGTAATACGTTTCACCTGCTCGGTGCCAGTCCGTACGTTTGGAAAATCACCCATAATATCGTTCACCACACCTACACAAATATTCCCGGCCACGACGAGGACATCGAGGTGGCCCCCGGGCTTATCCGCCTGGATGCCGATGAAGCGTACCGGCCCTGGCAGCGTTACCAGCACTGGTATGCCTTTCCGCTCTATGCCCTGGCTTCCCTGTCGTGGGTTCTGCGGAAAGACTACCTGAAGTTCTTTAAAAAACAGATCGGACAGATCAAGAACCCCACGCATCAACGCCGGGAGGTAATCATCCTGTTTGCTTCCAAATTTACGTACTACGTGTTTTTTCTGCTGGTGCCTTACCTGGTACTGGACATAACCTGGTGGCAGTTGCTTCTTGGTTTTGTGATCATGCATGCCGTGGAAGGGCTTGTTCTTGGACTTGTATTTCAGCTGGCCCACGTAGTAGAAGGAACGGACTTCCCCATGCCAACCGACCGTAACACGATTGAAGAAGCGTGGGCTATCCACCAGGTGCGGACAACGGCCAATTTCGCCCCCCGTAGCGCGGTAGCATCGTTCTTTTGTGGGGGGTTGAACCGCCAGATCGAACACCATCTGTTTCCCAAGGTGTGC is a window from the Spirosoma rigui genome containing:
- a CDS encoding L-threonylcarbamoyladenylate synthase; amino-acid sequence: MAQIGTDLQAAKAYLEAGNVVGIPTETVYGLAGNALNPDAVLSIFRVKNRPSFDPLIVHTDSLSKLSQFVTHIPDAARLLAEACWPGPLTLLLPRRASIPDLVTSGLPSVAVRIPNHPLTLRLLASLDFPLAAPSANPFGYISPTTAAHVADQLGDQIPYILDGGPAQVGLESTIVGFDEAIPTIYRLGGMAPQLIESLIGPVAIRTHSTSNPQAPGMLSSHYAPRKPLVLLQPGTSPPPGHRTAALAFRHPFGGLSDAHQRVLSPTGDLAEAAKNLFAALRSLDALDVDIIYAELLPNLGLGQAMNDRLRRASVQP
- a CDS encoding FKBP-type peptidyl-prolyl cis-trans isomerase; the protein is MNITKHKVAAIHYTLRDSNGTVLDSSEGQEPLYYLHGENNLIPGMEEGLEGHAAGDKLHLDITPEKGYGLRDPQLVEEVPRRSFGSQTIDVGMQFEANDGQIITVTDVKPDVITVDANHPLADQHLHFDIEVVDVRDASPDELAHGHVHGPGGHH
- a CDS encoding fatty acid desaturase family protein, producing the protein MLTTLKFNNTSRSLFFSTARQRVDSYFKENNLSPNANKAMWGKVVFFLTGYVLLYGLILSNQFGMWTMLGMAMLLGMFAAFIGFNVSHDAMHGALSRKGWVNDLFGNTFHLLGASPYVWKITHNIVHHTYTNIPGHDEDIEVAPGLIRLDADEAYRPWQRYQHWYAFPLYALASLSWVLRKDYLKFFKKQIGQIKNPTHQRREVIILFASKFTYYVFFLLVPYLVLDITWWQLLLGFVIMHAVEGLVLGLVFQLAHVVEGTDFPMPTDRNTIEEAWAIHQVRTTANFAPRSAVASFFCGGLNRQIEHHLFPKVCHIHYPAIANIVRETAHEFDLPYIENPTFSAALVSHYKILKLMGDPATGGVPQTEPAQHFHEPITI